A DNA window from Argopecten irradians isolate NY chromosome 10, Ai_NY, whole genome shotgun sequence contains the following coding sequences:
- the LOC138332658 gene encoding mucin-3A-like gives MKRTMTDKLTVLTLKLTTQCDTDKLTVLTLKLTTQCDTDKLTVLTLKLTTQCDTDKLTVLTLKLTTQCDIDKLPVLTLKLTTQCDTDKLTVLTLKLIAQCDTDKLTVLTLKQLTTQCDTAKLTVLTLKLTTQCDTDKLTVLTLKLATQCDTDKLVVLTLKLTTQCDTDKLTVLTLKLTTQCDTHKLTLLTLKLTTQCDTDELTVLTLKFTMQCDTDKFTVLTLKFTKQCDTDKFTVLTLKLTTQCDIDKLTVLTLKLTTQCDTDKLVVLTLKLTTQCNTDKLTVLTLKLTTQCDTDKLTVLTLKITTQCDTHKLTLLTLKLTTQCDTDELTVLTLKFTMQCDTDKFTVLTLKFTMQCDTDKFTVLTLKLTTQCVTLTNSLYLLSNSPRSVIPTNTYLRQTHTQCDHNSLYLLSNSPRSVNTTNSLYLLSKLTTQCDTDKLTVLTLKLTTQCDTDKLTVLTLKLTTQCDTEKLTVLTLKLTTQCDTDKHMYLLSNSPRSVIPTNSLYLLSNSPRSVIPTNSPVLTLKLTTQCDTDKLTVLTLKLTTQCDTDKLTCDTDKLTVLTLKLTTQCDTDKLTVLTLKLTTQCDTTITYLLSNTTQCDKLTVLTLKLTTQCDTDKLTVLTLKLTTQCDTDKLTVLTLKLTTQCDTDKLTVLTLKLTTQCDTDKLTVLTLKLTTQCVIPTNSLYLLSNSPRSVIPTNSLYLLSNSPRSVIPTNSLYLLSNSPRSVIQTNFTVLTLKLTTQCDTDKLTVLTLKLTTQCDTDKLTVLTLKLTTQCDTDKLTVLTLKLTTQCDTDKLTVLTLKLTTQCDTDKLTVLTLKLTTQCDTDKLTVLTLKLTTQCDTDKLTVLTLKLTTQCDTDKLTCDTDKLTVLTLKLTTQCDTDKLTVLTLKLTTQCDTDKLTVLTLKLTTQCDTDKLTVLTLKLTTQCDTDKLTVLTLKLTTQCDTDKLTVLTLKLTTQCDTDKLTVLTLKLTTQCDTDKLTVLTLKLTTQCDTDKLTVLTLKLTTQCDTDKLTVLTLKLTTQCDTDKLTVLTLKLTTQCDTDKLTVLTLKLLTQYSQTPTTY, from the exons ACCGACAAACTCACTGTACTTACTCTCAAACTCACCACGCAGTGTGATACCGACAAACTCACCGTACTTACTCTCAAACTCACCACGCAGTGTGATACCGACAAACTCACTGTACTTACTCTCAAACTCACCACGCAGTGTGATACCGACAAACTCACTGTACTTACTCTCAAACTCACCACGCAGTGTGATATCGACAAACTCCCCGTACTTACTCTCAAACTCACCACGCAGTGTGATACCGACAAACTCACCGTACTTACTCTCAAACTCATCGCGCAGTGTGATACCGACAAACTCACTGTACTTACTCTCAAACAACTCACAACGCAGTGTGATACCGCCAAACTCACTGTACTTACTCTCAAACTCACCACGCAGTGCGATACCGACAAACTCACTGTACTTACTCTCAAACTCGCCACGCAGTGTGATACCGACAAACTCGTTGTACTTACTCTCAAACTCACCACGCAGTGTGATACCGACAAACTCACTGTACTTACTCTCAAACTCACCACGCAGTGTGATACCCACAAACTCACTTTACTTACTCTCAAACTCACCACACAGTGTGATACCGACGAACTCACTGTACTTACTCTCAAATTTACCATGCAGTGTGATACTGACAAATTCACTGTACTTACTCTCAAATTTACCAAGCAGTGTGATACCGACAAATTCACTGTACTTACTCTCAAACTCACCACGCAGTGTGATATCGACAAACTCACTGTACTTACTCTCAAACTCACCACGCAGTGTGATACCGACAAACTCGTTGTACTTACTCTTAAACTCACCACGCAGTGTAATACCGACAAACTCACTGTACTTACTCTCAAACTCACCACGCAGTGTGATACCGACAAACTCACTGTACTTACTCTCAAAATCACCACGCAGTGTGATACCCACAAACTCACTTTACTTACTCTCAAACTCACCACACAGTGTGATACCGACGAACTCACTGTACTTACTCTCAAATTTACCATGCAGTGTGATACTGACAAATTCACTGTACTTACTCTCAAATTTACCATGCAGTGTGATACCGACAAATTCACTGTACTTACTCTCAAACTCACCACGCAGTGTGTGACACTGACAAACTCACTGTACTTACTCTCAAACTCACCACGCAGTGTGATACCGACAAATACGTACTTACGACAAACTCACACGCAGTGTGATCACAACTCACTGTACTTACTCTCAAACTCACCACGCAGTGTGAATACGACAAACTCACTGTACTTACTCTCCAAACTCACCACGCAGTGTGATACCGACAAACTCACTGTACTTACTCTCAAACTCACCACGCAGTGTGATACCGACAAACTCACTGTACTTACTCTCAAACTCACCACGCAGTGTGATACCGAAAAACTCACCGTACTTACTCTCAAACTCACCACGCAGTGTGATACCGACAAACACATGTACTTACTCTCAAACTCACCACGCAGTGTGATACCGACAAACTCACTGTACTTACTCTCAAACTCACCACGCAGTGTGATACCGACAAACTCACCTGTACTTACTCTCAAACTCACCACGCAGTGTGATACCGACAAACTCACTGTACTTACTCTCAAACTCACCACGCAGTGTGATACCGACAAACTCACT TGTGATACCGACAAACTCACTGTACTTACTCTCAAACTTACCACGCAGTGTGATACCGACAAACTCACTGTACTTACTCTCAAACTCACCACGCAGTGTGATACGACAATCACGTACTTACTCTCAAATACCACGCAGTGTGATAAACTCACTGTACTTACTCTCAAACTCACCACGCAGTGTGATACCGACAAACTCACTGTACTTACTCTCAAACTCACCACGCAGTGTGATACCGACAAACTCACTGTACTTACTCTCAAACTCACCACGCAGTGTGATACCGACAAACTCACTGTACTTACTCTCAAACTCACCACGCAGTGTGATACCGACAAACTCACTGTACTTACTCTCAAACTCACCACGCAGTGTGTGATACCGACAAACTCACTGTACTTACTCTCAAACTCACCACGCAGTGTGATACCGACAAACTCACTGTACTTACTCTCAAACTCACCACGCAGTGTGATACCGACAAACTCACTGTACTTACTCTCAAACTCACCACGCAGTGTGATACAGACAAACTTCACTGTACTTACTCTCAAACTCACCACGCAGTGTGATACCGACAAACTCACTGTACTTACTCTCAAACTCACCACGCAGTGTGATACCGACAAACTCACTGTACTTACTCTCAAACTCACCACGCAGTGTGATACCGACAAACTCACTGTACTTACTCTCAAACTCACCACGCAGTGTGATACCGACAAACTCACTGTACTTACTCTCAAACTCACCACGCAGTGTGATACCGACAAACTCACTGTACTTACTCTCAAACTCACCACGCAGTGTGATACCGACAAACTCACCGTACTTACTCTCAAACTCACCACGCAGTGTGATACCGACAAACTCACTGTACTTACTCTCAAACTCACCACGCAGTGTGATACCGACAAACTCACT TGTGATACCGACAAACTCACTGTACTTACTCTCAAACTCACCACGCAGTGTGATACCGACAAACTCACTGTACTTACTCTCAAACTCACCACGCAGTGTGATACCGACAAACTCACCGTACTTACTCTCAAACTCACCACGCAGTGTGATACCGACAAACTCACTGTACTTACTCTCAAACTCACCACGCAGTGTGATACCGACAAACTCACTGTACTTACTCTCAAACTCACCACGCAGTGTGATACCGACAAACTCACTGTACTTACTCTCAAACTCACCACGCAGTGTGATACCGACAAACTCACCGTACTTACTCTCAAACTCACCACGCAGTGTGATACCGACAAACTCACTGTACTTACTCTCAAACTCACCACGCAGTGTGATACCGACAAACTCACTGTACTTACTCTCAAACTCACCACGCAGTGTGATACCGACAAACTCACTGTACTTACTCTCAAACTCACCACGCAGTGTGATACCGACAAACTCACTGTACTTACTCTCAAACTCACCACGCAGTGTGATACCGACAAACTCACCGTACTTACTCTCAAACTACTGACGCAGTACTCTCAAACTCCCACCACATACTGA